The genomic DNA gtgctccgcaaccggagaagccacagtggtgagaggcccgcgtaccgcaaaaaaaaaaaaagagagaaataggagCTATTCCAGAATCAACGTACTCAAACATTACAACTACTTTTTGTAACGTTTGGTGCTCTTTCTAGCACTCTAACGTTCATTACGTTATTTGATCTTTCTACTAACCTGTCTAAGTAGTTTGGGCAGatggtattgtttttatttcaccgTGAGGAAGTGGAGGTAGAAACGTTAAGTGACTTTACCCCAGGTTATCTGGCTCCCCACCCCAGGTCCTGACTCCCCCTCACTACTCCCTAACAACTTCGTCCTCATCACACActttcagaaatgtttttaatACATAGAACTTTTCCAGACAAAGTTATAATGCATTTCTGTATTTCATCATTATTTCTTGTTGTCTTCTAAATGTGATGGAATAGTGCTCTTTAAAGATGACCTAATTTTTTGTAGGCGCCATTGTTATAGAGCGACCAAATGTGAAATGGAGCGATGTTGCCGGTCTCGAAGGAGCCAAAGAAGCACTGAAAGAGGCTGTGATATTGCCTATTAAATTTCCTCATCTCTTTACGGGTGAGATGacctttaaataattatttttgatggttttttttttaaatgtgttgatGACTGAAGTAAAGTATTGTGAATTCTTGTCATTATATCACGAGTTGTTACCTTAATTCTGTTGTAAGGCAGTGATATACCTTTACACAGATACTTATttcatatgcatatacatatttgtaatatatttattgcaaaaaaacctaaatgtcaaGCAGTAGGGCATAGGGTAAGTCATGGACATACAGTAGAATACTGTGCACTCATTAGAGTATAGGATACCATCTACATTAAGAAATTTAGATCTACATTATAATTGACATAGAAGAATGTCCACCTATATTGTGAAGATCAAAAAGCAAGTTACGTAGTATGTATAGTATGATTCCATGTTGTTAAATGTGTGTGCTGAGAAATAGGTGTAGAAAGATTgacataaaaatgttaatgtatGTCTAGGAGATgagattatgggtgatttttactttctcctttgACTTTGATCTGAATTTTTTTGCAGTGGACATGTACTAGTCTTATAAGAGTATTTCCATTTCTTAAACAGAGGAGTTAAAATTATTGAACAGTTTCATATGAAGCACGTATCCTCTAGTAGCTCTTTATCACTGCAAGGAGAATATTGTTAACCCACCATCTGGGTACAGTTGAAGTTACAGCTCCAGCAGTACGTGGTTTGTCTGTGCTGAACCGTTCCTTCACATTGTCCTTTTTTTGACTGATAGCCTGTGTTTGTGATATGGCTATACCCACAGTCTAACAGTGAAACAgaggtttttccttttaaaagcaaGCTGGTTTATGTAGAGAGCAAATCTGTGATATTGGCCTCAAACTGAACAGGTCCAGACAGTGATGTCGTATAGAGCAGTGATGAAGAGCAAGGACCCGTGGGCCACCCGTTGTCCACCTAGCTTCGAGGTACGACTCACAACCTCACTTCAGGAATATGAAACTAACAGTGTAAAAGTTGACATCATAATCCTATAAAGGTACAAAAATACGGTTGAACTCATTTTATGTTGTGTTACTTAcaccagtgtttcccaaacatgAGTCCTATATGTGTCATCTTCATGAATTTTTCCATATACGtgtaccattattttttaaatatttttctttaaatcactcACTTTTAGAGCAGACTTTTTATTAAACTGTAACATAATATACAAAGACATGCAGGAACCCATAAGTGTTCAGCTTCATTCAGAGTACACCTGTATAATCATCACCCAGATAAAAAAGTACTGCTGGTAACCTAGAAAtccctctctgcctctttcctccCCAGAGGTAATCACGCTTTTGACTTCTAATACCATAGATTGTTTTGCTCACTTGTTTTTacttagtaactttattttagaAGACTTCTTTGTATctctataaatggaaaaattagtgtttttatagaatgcattttaaaaattacttaattgAAAAGTATTTGTATACCACCTAAAAGCATCTCATTGCCACCAGTGGTATATGTACCGCACTTAAGGGAACACTGATTTATAATTGCAGACATTTAAAATAGGCAAATAGAATTCAAGTAAAAGTTGAGGCTTTCATAACAATAAACATGATATTTAGTTTTGCCATCAGTCATCtgtatatcattcttttacagaCACCGTGTGTCCACCCACAGTTTACACCTAGTaggtttttttaatgtgtatttgatattttattgCCAGTTGTAACCCAGCCTGGTTTATTTAAGGCAGCATTATAATTTCTCATTAGCAGAACTGAGATACAAAGAATTTACTTGTTCACTTGCTATTATATTTTGGCAAAACTAGTATTTAAGGTAGAGTCCGCTTATCATTACCCAAGCACTGGAATGGGAATCTGCCACCTGAAATAACCTGTGCTTCCTTGTGGAATCAGGAATTGAGTAGAACTTCACCAGTCATCCAAACTGTGTTAGTTTCGCTCCTCCAAaggtcataaatatttttaaaagaatatttccagCTGCCCTTCTCCTGTGAGTATAGTTTCTCCTACAATATTCTGATGTTGAGCAGTGCACATAGTAGATGATCAGGAAGTACCTTTTAACTGAATTCTTTTCTGTTTAATAGACTGGAAGGCCTTGGAAGGCAGAGATCCTTGTATTCATAGTTCTCTGCCTACATGTCGTGGTTTCAATACGTAGTGGTTGAATGAGTGAGCAAGCAAATGAACTTTCTCTTAGAAGGATTATAGCTATATAAACACAGTTTTGACACAGTGGTCTCTAGAAAAAGCAAAGTACACTTAGGACATACTTACCTTAGattgatttatttaaatgttgTTTTATTCTACGGCTAGCTTTAGAGTGGAAACCTCTTCACGGTATTCTTCACTGTGGATGATGTCTCTGGTAACTGAAGTCAACAGTCTTGAAAGTCTCATGTTATTTTTCTAATGCAAATTTTAGGCAAGAGAACACCTTGGAGGGGAATCCTGTTATTTGGGCCACCTGGAACAGGAAAATCCTATTTGGCCAAAGCTGTAGCAACAGAAGCAAACAACTCAACATTTTTCTCAATATCTTCCTCTGACCTTGTTTCTAAGTGGCTAGGTGAAAGTGAAAAGTAAGtagtaaattgatttttttttttaagtttttctttgccTGGTAGTCACTATTTCAGTCTATAAAGTAATAGGTTTCTTATATCATTAATAGACATTCAAAAAAAGTGCTATTATAAATACAGGTGGTATTCATTTCTGTTAGATTAGTCCCTAGTTTGGAATTTATTTCATAGGGAGAAGATAGCGTATATGATATGTGTATGGTTTAGTAAATCATGAAATGAATTATCCAAATGTAGTAATCTTATTTTAGAGATCAAAACGTGATGAGACTTTTTAATCTGTAGAGTTCCTATACTATTGGTATATAGTTTTGTTTTAGgtttttcattgtcatgtgtcatttactattttttttagaaattgaaacctttatttatttttaggcaaGTTAAGTACTTATTCCAACTTGCCAGAGAGAGTAAACCTTCCATTATCTTCATTGATGAAATTGATTCTCTGTGTGGTTCAAGAAGTGAAAATGAAAGTGAAGCTGCACGTAGAATTAAGACAGAGTTCCTAGTTCAAATGCAAGGTAGtgttgctgattttttaaaatagtttctctttATTGTATAATCATTATTATGATAGTAATGGAAAAACTTTCAAGCAGAATTTCTCCGTTCTTATAGTCCAAGTCTTATGCCATGTCTCGTTCTGATCCACATGCATACATAATTTTTACCCAGTTGTAATCATTGCGTTGGTATAAATAGTGAAGAGATTAATATATTCACTTATAACATGCCAGAAACAATAtcaataaaaggaatatataaaCTTCAAATTAaatctttcaagaaatattttgaaaagaatattaataGTATTTTCCCACAGTTTAGGAGGTTCTAGGGAATATTTGCATCATATTCTAGTAGTAAGAAATGTGGTTAAATACAGTTTTTTTCAGAGAGAAAGTCTCAAGATGAGGCATTTTAACATTAAAGTACCACGTTCATAAGAGAACACATGATGTTCAAAGAACACTTGAAAtggcaaattatttaaaacattaccTATTTTGATGCAGGGGTTGGTGTGGACAATGATGGAATTTTGGTTCTGGGAGCTACAAATATACCCTGGGTTCTGGATTCTGCCATTAGGCGAAGGTATGACGATACAGTAAATACCTTATTTCTAATTACAATATAATAAGTGAATATTAATTCCCATTCTGTCTAGTTGAGGAGGCATTCTGATAACTTCAGAATGTTTTTTAATGTGCTCGAACCCTATTGGCCCCCGCCTTGGGGAAGAGAGGCAGGCACTTGTTTGTTTGCCTGCTGTGTTCAAGATCCAAGATTTACACCTACTGGAATCTTTCACGTCCGAAAGTATGTTACCTAATGCTTACTTTAGTTCTAATTAAGCTTAGTAGGTGCACTGATGCTTCAGAAATTTATATATACAGTTTGATATTTCAATGGAAAAACCTTCCATTGAAGGTTTTTCCATTTtgctaaatataaaattttagcaAAATGCCAATTCTACAAGTTAAAGTATGCTAAGAAAGATAtagtttcagtttaaaaaattctgtctATAATTTTTAACTGAATATGAAACTTGAGCTACAGGAAAGGTATACAGACTCCTTACTTTTCACTGCTTCACAGTTCCCTATCCCATTGATTTAATTGTGCATGGTAAAAATGAACACTTCAGTTTTTGCTGCTTTTACCCCATTCACTTGATGGTTTGCCAGAATGTTAGATTACCATCCAGTATCAAGAAAGGAAATGTGCTGGTTGTTTTTGAAAAATGGCCTAATTCTAAACCCATCTCTAGAGATAgtggaaacttttaaaattcctcttATTGCCACAGAGACTAATTACCTGGAGAAGAAAATGTCTTCACAGACCCATTTAAATTGTCCCTCATTGCTTCCTCCTTATCTCCAAATGCTGAAATTCTAAGAAGGCAAGCAAAATTATAAGATTTTGAGTGATTTTACTCCTTAGAATTTAGGTAATTCTTTTGTCATCTCTTATTTCACACTTTTAATCATATTAATCCCTTGATCAGGAGTTCAGAGTGTCATTCTACAGGAAATTGTAATCCTGTAGGACATGTCGTGTCATGAATTCCAGACACGTGAACACTCTggccaaaataattcaaaaatcatGTGAGAAAAACTAAAGCACTCCAGACTGGTTCCCTGGctattttggttttattaatgtGTTCTGGATATTTCCCCTTTATTAACCTAAATATGTATCTGTTTAACTCTGATGGATATGGGCCCATTTAATTTATTCAGCTTAACTTTGTATAAATGAGAATATCTAAATATCTTGTTTCTCCttgaaaaactaatttttaatagaaattaaataGTATTATATAGTAATATTcttgatgtaattttttttttcattttaagatttGAGAAACGAATTTATATTCCTTTGCCTGAGGCCCATGCCCGAGCAGCAATGTTTAAACTGCACTTGGGGACCACTCAGAACAGTCTAACAGAAGCAGATGTCCGGGAACTTGGGAAGAAAACTGAAGGCTATTCAGGGGCAGACATAAGTGTCATTGTACGTGATGCACTTATGCAGCCAGTTAGGAAAGTACAGTCAGCTActcattttaaaaaggtaagGAACTTTTAtccatcttttcatatatttttaaaatcaagcttTGAGACCATGATTGACTTGTCTTTGAAGAATTTTAGGAAGATTTCAGTTTTGTATAATAAATAAGTAGATTTACATAAAAGATtatgtttccatttcattgaaaATAAGTTCTCCcaaagtgttttaaaactttgtgTGCAGTGATTTttgaagtatttattattttgatataaatataGAAACTTAAATCTGTGATTGTCTCTGATGTAATTAGAATATCCTCGAGCAGAATCTAGTATGTTTACACCTcatcaataaagtaaaaataataatagctaatattgtttaaatattcACGTGCCCAGCACTGTGTTTGCTCCATCATCTTCCTATTTCATTTGGTCCTCACAGAAGCTCTACAAAAGGTACATATAGCCACCTGTTGATGGTTAGTTCTAGACTAACATGATTAAACTGGGACTTGGATGTTTTTAACACAGTTTGCCAACGTACAGCTAGAGAGGATTGGAGGTGTGGTTTTTCTCTAGGTAAGGTGTACTTCAGAAGCCTCAACCAttcttctctcctgcttctcccaTGCACTGTTTGGTCTGCATGAATGACTTGAGTGTATATGGTTTGAGAGAGAATTTTGTGAAAAGACTGTGGTCTTGGGATATTCAATTTAAGTAACAGTAGACTAGGTAATTTGGACCAGCTCTTTTGCTGAGGACAGCAGTCTCCAGTATGCTCATGAACGTAGATATGAAAATCCTGAAACACTGTTAGCAAACCTAATCCATCGGTATATGACAAACTAATATGTCATGACTCTGATACACATATGTGTCTGTTATATAccacagtaaaatttt from Pseudorca crassidens isolate mPseCra1 chromosome 12, mPseCra1.hap1, whole genome shotgun sequence includes the following:
- the VPS4B gene encoding vacuolar protein sorting-associated protein 4B, producing the protein MASTSSNLQKAIDLASKAAQEDKAGNYEEALQLYQHAVQYFLHVVKYEAQGDKAKQSIRAKCTEYLDRAEKLKEYLKKKEKKPQKPVKEGQPSPADEKGNDSDGEGESDDPEKKKLQSQLQGAIVIERPNVKWSDVAGLEGAKEALKEAVILPIKFPHLFTGKRTPWRGILLFGPPGTGKSYLAKAVATEANNSTFFSISSSDLVSKWLGESEKQVKYLFQLARESKPSIIFIDEIDSLCGSRSENESEAARRIKTEFLVQMQGVGVDNDGILVLGATNIPWVLDSAIRRRFEKRIYIPLPEAHARAAMFKLHLGTTQNSLTEADVRELGKKTEGYSGADISVIVRDALMQPVRKVQSATHFKKVCGPSQADPNNIVDDLLTPCSPGDPGAIEMTWMDVPGDKLLEPVVCMSDMLRSLSSTKPTVNEHDLLKLKKFTEDFGQEG